Genomic DNA from Mycolicibacterium helvum:
GCTTCTGGAGCTTCGCCTGGGCCGAAACGACTTCAGGGGTGGAGCCGCCGAAGGTGCGGGCCATATTCGTCACATAGCTGCCGGCGTCCATCATCGCGCCCCCGCCGAGGGCGTAGTTGTAGCAGTTGGCCTTGAACGTCGGCAGCATCACACACAGCGTGACGTCGACGCGCTGCAGTTTGCCGATCTCTCCCGATGCAATGATCTGCTCGACGCGCCGCGTCAACGGATGGTGACGGAATTGGATCGCCTCCATGACCACACGATCCGACTTGGCCGAGAGGTCGGCGATTTCCTGAGCCTCGGCGGCATTGGCCGTGAACGGCTTCTCGACCAATACGTGCTTGCCTGCGGCGAGCGCAGCTTTGGTCCACTTACCGTGCAAGCTGGTCGGCACCAGGACGTAGATGGCGTCCAGGTCCGGATCGTCGATCAGCGCCTCGTAGCTGCCGTAGGACTTGGCAATGCCGTGTTTGGCGGCGAACTCGTCGGCGCTGGTCTGATCACGCGCTCCCACCGCAGCCACCACCACATCGTGGTTGCCCTTTGCAGGGTTGATCATGGTCGTCGGGGCGAAGCTTGACGCGCCCAAGATGCCGATCCGTACCCGGCTAGCGCTGTCCGGCATTGGCTCTCTCCTACTGAGTGACCGACGGCGGTCAGCAGGGCCGACGACCCTGCACTTCACCACCGACGAGATACTAGAAGAGGATCTAACTAATGTGGCCGGATTCGCGTAACTGCAGTTATGGCCTCAAGTTGGCTGGCGAACGGGAAGTCCCGCAGCGTGGTAGATCGAATCGATGACGGTCATCGTCTCGATCGCGTCATCGGGTGTCGTCAGCACCGGCGCGCCCCGAAGCACTGCAGCGGCGAACGCATCGAGCTGATAGGCATAGGTGGCGCGCCGCGGGAATCGCTCCACCCGCTTGCCGCCGCCGGATCGCACC
This window encodes:
- a CDS encoding Gfo/Idh/MocA family protein — its product is MPDSASRVRIGILGASSFAPTTMINPAKGNHDVVVAAVGARDQTSADEFAAKHGIAKSYGSYEALIDDPDLDAIYVLVPTSLHGKWTKAALAAGKHVLVEKPFTANAAEAQEIADLSAKSDRVVMEAIQFRHHPLTRRVEQIIASGEIGKLQRVDVTLCVMLPTFKANCYNYALGGGAMMDAGSYVTNMARTFGGSTPEVVSAQAKLQKPMVDRAMKAELRYAGGHTGRLKCALWSANLFRASARVVGDDGELRWFSPAAPNLFPRLEIRSANGKRAERFSRRPTYSFQLEAFAGSVLRGETVRTSPQDALENMSVIDAVYRAAGLPIREPS